The following proteins are encoded in a genomic region of Macrobrachium rosenbergii isolate ZJJX-2024 chromosome 31, ASM4041242v1, whole genome shotgun sequence:
- the LOC136855492 gene encoding endothelin-converting enzyme 1-like, protein MSSNLNTPSDPERPPRPGRQKTSKMERSHSNKLSERFLDLVPRKMLTFGRKATSDDREPERDDDDDVESRRKRETSVMKRWIVCVTVAGLVVSALVLAIVLISLLSSSKSAGPSDQDTTVPDDDDQKEEVPRVPPEAGGFHNFVVKNLEGAMNDTADPCDDFYEYACGRWPILNPPPAGVSRWSNFEELTVTIWDMMQEQLDNVARGARGSTPKEGNKSRPLLEDANPFIVDLVGVYYNTCENETHLADRKAAPLEEVLAKMDDLYDSKLRDLQPLAAFQDMLEYVHHELTVHAFFGWKVEMDNSIKNQMVIELTAPSGDLLPQGTVVEGNKDLIKIYKKYAKNLLEIVGTYRNGDPENEAQIIIDQLKIYHPLNGSPLVNVTNVVQLNDLAPFLDWHKYFNDAFNKVGAFITPTERILSMIQEYLLQLSDKIKAEISSNGSQRLYKYLRWQVIQYYSQFLHKEARNAILPLFDGISGENTSELPNFRYRPCIKELEDRLAIPMGYLLLETVKKQLPGRTKVKDIVSTIENMALRIRDTYKVYINSFRWLTEEAKAVLIDKLDHINILVGYPPILDDEHLLQSTYEPLEFKKGHLIQNQINLLKFNQERKMRFLRQPASYTEWELLSPMSLISFYVYRRNTLLVPLGGFMHPLYSQDLPESLSYATMGLFISHEIGHAIDFVGRTRDHYGRTNATLWDDSTVTDFVQRVLCRVNEYSERYYPVEGLLTIAEVMADDGSIGTAYKTVQHRLRETRFPEPLEEFMRDKGLSPDQLFFLYYAQLFCSASPPGEPLKGIDHYPPHPVRVRATLANTPEFHRVFGCPRGSFMNPVRNQTCDIW, encoded by the coding sequence atgtCATCGAACTTGAACACACCTTCCGACCCCGAAAGGCCGCCCAGACCGGGCCGCCAAAAAACTTCCAAAATGGAAAGATCCCACTCCAATAAGCTGTCCGAGAGGTTTCTCGACTTAGTGCCACGAAAGATGCTGACCTTTGGAAGGAAGGCGACCAGTGACGATCGAGAACCCGAAcgcgacgacgacgacgacgtgGAAAGTCGGAGGAAACGGGAGACCAGTGTCATGAAAAGGTGGATTGTGTGTGTGACGGTGGCAGGACTCGTCGTCTCGGCGCTCGTTTTAGCCATCGTTTTAATTTCGCTTTTGTCGTCGTCAAAATCCGCGGGACCTTCAGATCAAGACACGACAGTACCCGATGATGATGATCAGAAAGAGGAGGTTCCTCGGGTACCACCGGAAGCAGGAGGCTTCCACAATTTCGTGGTTAAAAATCTGGAAGGGGCGATGAACGACACAGCTGATCCCTGCGACGACTTCTACGAGTACGCCTGTGGGAGATGGCCCATTCTCAATCCCCCTCCGGCGGGAGTTTCCCGTTGGAGCAACTTCGAGGAGCTGACTGTCACCATTTGGGACATGATGCAGGAGCAACTGGACAACGTCGCTCGTGGGGCCCGGGGTTCGACGCCCAAAGAGGGTAACAAGAGTCGCCCCTTGCTGGAGGATGCGAATCCCTTCATAGTCGATTTAGTGGGCGTGTATTACAACACCTGCGAGAACGAGACGCACCTCGCTGATCGAAAGGCAGCGCCACTCGAGGAGGTCCTTGCCAAGATGGACGACCTGTACGATTCCAAACTGCGAGATCTTCAGCCACTGGCCGCCTTCCAGGACATGCTGGAGTATGTGCACCACGAGCTGACGGTGCACGCCTTCTTCGGGTGGAAGGTGGAGATGGACAACAGCATTAAAAACCAGATGGTCATCGAACTGACTGCTCCTAGCGGGGATCTCCTACCGCAAGGGACGGTCGTGGAAGGCAACAAAGACTTGATTAAAATCTACAAGAAATATGCTAAAAACCTGTTAGAAATCGTGGGCACGTACAGAAATGGCGACCCGGAAAACGAAGCACAGATCATCATCGACCAACTGAAAATATATCACCCCTTGAACGGCTCTCCTTTGGTCAATGTCACTAACGTAGTGCAACTGAACGACCTGGCCCCCTTTCTAGACTGGCATAAGTATTTCAACGACGCTTTCAACAAGGTCGGGGCATTCATCACCCCTACTGAGCGGATTCTCTCCATGATTCAAGAGTATTTGCTCCAACTATCGgacaaaataaaagctgaaatctCGAGCAATGGATCGCAGAGACTCTACAAGTACCTCCGTTGGCAGGTCATCCAGTATTACAGTCAGTTTCTTCACAAAGAGGCAAGAAATGCTATTCTACCACTGTTCGACGGCATTAGCGGGGAAAACACGTCGGAGCTGCCAAACTTCCGCTATCGCCCTTGCATTAAGGAACTTGAAGACCGACTTGCCATCCCGATGGGGTATTTACTCCTGGAAACTGTGAAGAAACAGCTTCCAGGCAGAACCAAAGTGAAGGACATTGTGTCAACGATAGAAAACATGGCCCTCAGGATCCGGGACACATACAAGGTCTATATAAACTCTTTCCGCTGGTTAACGGAAGAGGCCAAGGCAGTTCTTATAGATAAACTCGACCACATTAATATCTTGGTCGGATATCCGCCCATACTGGACGACGAACACCTGCTCCAATCAACGTACGAGCCTTTGGAATTCAAAAAGGGCCATTTGATCCAGAACCAAAtcaatttactgaaattcaaCCAGGAGAGAAAGATGCGTTTCTTGCGGCAACCGGCCTCCTACACCGAATGGGAGCTCCTGTCGCCCATGTCCCTCATCAGTTTTTACGTCTATCGTCGGAACACCCTCCTCGTGCCCCTGGGAGGGTTCATGCATCCACTGTACAGCCAAGACCTTCCGGAGTCCCTCTCGTACGCCACAATGGGGCTGTTCATCAGCCACGAGATCGGCCACGCCATCGACTTCGTCGGTCGCACCCGCGATCATTACGGTCGCACTAACGCGACCCTGTGGGACGATTCCACAGTCACGGACTTCGTGCAGAGGGTCCTGTGTCGCGTCAACGAATACTCCGAACGTTACTACCCCGTCGAAGGCCTTCTCACCATCGCGGAAGTGATGGCAGACGACGGAAGCATCGGCACGGCATACAAGACGGTTCAGCATCGCCTTCGGGAGACGAGATTTCCCGAGCCCCTGGAGGAGTTCATGCGCGACAAAGGGCTCTCCCCCGATCAGCTGTTCTTCCTCTACTACGCCCAATTGTTTTGTTCGGCTTCCCCTCCAGGAGAACCTCTCAAGGGCATCGACCACTACCCACCGCACCCCGTCAGGGTTCGAGCCACACTGGCCAATACCCCTGAATTCCATCGAGTTTTCGGCTGTCCCAGAGGGTCGTTCATGAACCCGGTCAGAAACCAGACGTGTGATATATGGTGA